In a single window of the Macadamia integrifolia cultivar HAES 741 unplaced genomic scaffold, SCU_Mint_v3 scaffold1350, whole genome shotgun sequence genome:
- the LOC122063544 gene encoding uncharacterized protein LOC122063544, whose translation MESILSWALEYTLKYWLKSFSRDQFKYQGGTVQLSNLDINGDALHASVGLPPALNVTTAKVGKLEIKIPSVSNVQTEPIIVQIDKIDLVLEERSDSDAGKSSSSTQSSSSSGKPSGYGFADKIADGMTLEVGTVNLLLETRGGGHSQGGATWASPLAAITLRNLFLYTTNENWKVVNLKDARDFSNNKMFIYVFKKLEWESLSVDLLPHPDMFTDGASGQDDDGAKRVFFGGERFLEGISGEAYITVQRTELNNPLGLEVQLHITEAVCPALSEPGLRALLRFLTGLYVCLNRGDVDPEAQQRCTEAAGRSLVSMVIDHIFLCIKDAEFQLELLMQSLLFSRVSLSDGEITKNLSRIMIGGVFLRDTFSHPPCTLVQPSMRAAPEDRPHVPEFGIDFCPPIYPLGDQQWHLFEKIVPLLCLHTLQIKPSPAPPSFASQTVIECQPLLINLQEVSCLRITSFLADGIVVNPGTVLPDFSVNSLAFTLKELDLTVPLDAGNFENRADDSSKELQRTFDGAKLHIENLFFRESPKVKPRLLNLEKDPACFCLWDDQPIDASQKKWTSRASHVSLSLHTCSGFIARRSSFDWSVDLWRCVELHDACVEVAMVTADGSPLISVPPSGGVVRIGVACQQYLSNTSVEQLFFVLDLFAYFGRVGEKIAKVGKNNRHKRNKREALGGRLMEKVPSDTAVSLTVKDLQLRFLGSSSLDMQGMPLVQFLGDNLFIKVVHRTLGGAMAVSSSVIWHSVRVDCVDAEGNLTHEKDMAVTSIEHGQMVTGNGNPKLRTVFWIDNRSKHQSNGLAQTIPFVDINMVHVIPFDARDMECHSLNLSAKVAGVHLGGGMNYSEALLHRFGILGPDGGPSEGLSKGLKNLSAGPLSKLFRASHHIEDDQGQNGNSKDEVHGSLLDLGKPDDVDISIELKDWLFALEGAQEMTERWWFYDNEDVGREERCWHTTFHSLQVKAQSSPKQGTNSTGESNGIHKYPVELVTVGVEGLQALKPQARKETFQTGALSGGTKKTVGNTGGVDLEVRMVVSEDNDNIEMVQWMVENIKFSVKQPIEAVATKEELQYLALLCKSEVDSMGRIAAGILRVLKLEGSVGQAALDQLSNLGSEGLEKIFTPQDLSRQNSSGVLAFSQSPNLIGGSSHQSLESTVASLETALSDSQAKCSALIAEFQSPEFSIQQRHLSDIKQINEKLESMQALLMQFRTQL comes from the exons ATGGAGTCGATACTCTCTTGGGCTTTGGAGTATACGCTCAAGTATTGGTTGAAATCCTTCTCCAGAGATCAGTTTAAGTATCAGGGTGGAACCGTTCAGCTTTCGAATTTAG ATATAAATGGAGATGCTTTGCATGCTAGTGTTGGATTGCCACCGGCTTTGAATGTGACAACAGCAAAGGTCGGGAAGCTTGAGATAAAG ATTCCGTCGGTCAGTAATGTACAGACGGAACCAATTATTGTTCAAATTGATAAAATCGATTTGGTTCTGGAGGAGAGGTCGGATTCTGATGCTGGGAAGAGCTCAAGCAG TACCCAATCATCCTCTAGCTCAGGAAAGCCCAGCGGCTATGGATTTGCTGATAAG ATTGCGGATGGAATGACTTTAGAAGTGGGCACTGTCAATCTTTTGCTTGAAACTCGAGGGGGTGGTCATAGCCAAGGGGGTGCAACTTG GGCATCACCTCTAGCAGCTATCACTCTACGCAACCTTTTTCTTTATACAAcaaatgaaaattggaag GTTGTTAATCTTAAAGATGCGAGGGATTTCTCCAATAACAAAATGTTCATATATGTGTTCAAA AAACTGGAATGGGAATCATTATCGGTCGATCTTCTACCACACCCTGATATGTTCACTGATGGAGCGAGCGGACAAGATGATGATGGTGCAAAGCGAGTGTTTTTTGGTGGTGAAAGGTTTCTTGAAGGAATATCTGGAGAGGCTTAT ATTACGGTTCAAAGGACAGAACTAAACAATCCATTAGGGCTGGAGGTTCAATTGCATATTACAGAGGCTGTTTGTCCTGCTTTAAGTGAACCAG GACTTCGTGCTCTACTGCGATTCCTGACGGGATTATATGTGTGTCTAAATAGAGGAGATGTGGACCCAGAGGCACAACAG CGGTGTACAGAAGCGGCAGGACGTTCCCTGGTTTCCATGGTTATAGATCATATATTTCTTTGCATAAAAGATGCTG AGTTCCAGCTTGAGCTTTTGATGCAATCACTCCTTTTTTCTCGG GTGAGTTTATCAGATGGAGAAATTACCAAAAACTTGTCCCGAATTATGATTGGTGGAGTGTTTTTGAG GGACACCTTTTCTCATCCTCCATGTACATTAGTGCAGCCATCCATGCGAGCTGCTCCGGAAGATCGTCCGCATGTTCCTGAGTTTG GTATTGATTTTTGCCCTCCAATCTATCCTCTAGGAGACCAGCAATGgcatttgtttgaaaaaattGTTCCTCTACTATGCCTACATACTCTTCAGATCAAACCCTCACCAGCCCCTCCATCTTTTGCTTCACAAACAGTGATTGAGTGCCAGCCCCTTCTG atTAATCTTCAGGAGGTATCCTGTTTGAGGATTACCTCGTTCTTAGCTGATGGTATTGTGGTCAATCCTGGCACTGTTTTACCAGATTTCTCTGTCAATTCTCTTGCATTCACTCTCAAAGAGTTAGATCTCACTGTTCCTTTGGACGCTGGGAATTTTGAGAATCGTGCGGATGACAGCAGCAAGGAATTGCAGAGAACTTTCGATGGAGCAAAGCTTCATATTGAGAACTTATTCTTCAGAGAGTCTCCTAAAGTAAAGCCCAGGCTTCTGAACCTGGAGAAAGATCCTGCTTGCTTCTGTCTCTGGGATGATCAACCGATAGATGCCAGCCAGAAGAAATGGACAAGTCGAGCTTCACATGTTAGCCTCTCTCTTCATACCTGCAGTGGGTTTATAGCACGTCGAAGTTCCTTTGATTGGTCTGTAGATCTGTGGAGATGTGTTGAACTTCATGATGCTTGTGTCGAAGTGGCTATGGTAACTGCTGATGGAAGTCCATTGATATCTGTTCCCCCATCAGGAGGTGTTGTCAGGATTGGAGTTGCTTGCCAACAATACTTATCCAACACCTCAGTTGAGCAGCTGTTCTTTGTTCTAGATCTGTTTGCCTACTTTGGTAGAGTTGGTGAAAAAATTGCAAAAGTTGGAAAGAATAACAGACACAAGAGAAATAAAAGGGAAGCTTTGGGTGGAAGGCTGATGGAAAAGGTCCCCAGTGATACAGCTGTGAGTTTAACGGTGAAGGACCTCCAGCTTAGATTTTTGGGATCTTCCTCCCTGGATATGCAAGGGATGCCTTTGGTTCAGTTCCTTGGGGACAATCTGTTTATCAAAGTTGTTCATCGAACCCTAGGTGGTGCCATGGCTGTTTCATCTAGTGTTATTTGGCACAGTGTTCGGGTTGATTGTGTAGATGCGGAGGGAAACCTGACCCATGAGAAGGACATGGCAGTGACTTCCATAGAACATGGCCAAATGGTTACTGGGAATGGGAACCCAAAACTGAGAACTGTGTTTTGGATTGATAACAGAAGCAAGCATCAGTCAAATGGCCTTGCACAAACAATTCCATTTGTGGACATAAACATGGTGCATGTGATACCATTTGATGCTCGAGACATGGAGTGTCATAGTTTGAACTTGTCTGCAAAGGTTGCTGGTGTTCACCTTGGTGGTGGAATGAACTACTCTGAAGCTTTGCTGCATCGTTTTGGTATACTTGGGCCTGATGGTGGTCCTAGTGAGGGGCTTTCTAAAGGGTTGAAAAATTTATCTGCTGGACCATTGTCAAAGCTTTTCAGAGCATCACATCATATTGAGGATGATCAGGGACAAA ATGGAAATTCTAAGGATGAAGTGCATGGGAGTTTGTTGGACTTGGGAAAGCCAGATGATGTAGACATATCCATAGAATTGAAAGATTGGTTATTTGCTCTTGAAGGTGCTCAGGAGATGACTGAAAGGTGGTGGTTTTACGACAATGAGGATGTTGGCAGAGAAGAGAGGTGTTGGCACACAACTTTCCATAGTTTGCAAGTGAAAGCACAAAGTAGTCCAAAACAGGGTACAAATAGTACAGGAGAATCAAATGGGATACATAAATATCCTGTTGAATTGGTCACG GTTGGTGTGGAGGGCTTGCAGGCCTTGAAGCCCCAAGCCCGGAAAGAGACCTTTCAAACTGGTGCCTTGTCTGGTGGGACGAAGAAAACTGTTGGGAACACTGGAGGAGTGGATCTTGAAGTCCGCATGGTGGTCTCTGAGGATAATGATAACATTGAAATGGTCCAATGGATGGTGGAAAACATTAAGTTTTCTGTTAAACAGCCG ATTGAGGCAGTTGCAACCAAGGAGGAGCTGCAATACCTAGCCTTGCTGTGCAAGTCTGAAGTTGATTCTATGGGTCGAATAGCTGCTGGAATTCTGCGGGTACTTAAACTTGAAGGATCTGTTGGCCAGGCAGCTTTAGATCAGCTTAGCAACCTTG GAAGTGAGGGCTTGGAGAAGATTTTCACTCCACAAGATCTCAGCCGGCAAAATAGTTCTGGTGTTCTTGCATTCAGCCAGTCTCCAAATTTGATAGGTGGCAGCTCACATCAGAGTTTGGAATCAACGGTTGCTTCCCTTGAGACAGCACTTTCAGATTCACAGGCCAAATGCTCAGCCCTCATTGCTGAATTTCAGAGTCCAGAATTTTCCATACAACAGAGACATCTTTCAGATATTAAACAAATTAACGAGAAACTTGAAAGCATGCAAGCTTTATTGATGCAGTTCCGAACTCAACTTTAA
- the LOC122063545 gene encoding polycomb group protein FIE1-like: MKSVFILSLRRMAKTPLGFEPVEGSLTSSSKKREYRVTNRLQEGKRPLYAIVFNFIDPRYYNVFATVGGHRVTVYQCLEGGVIDGLQSYADEDKDESFYTLSWACNIDGAPFLVAGGISGIIRVIDTGSEKIYKNLVGHGDSVNEIRTQALKPSLVISASKDESVRLWNVHTGICILIFGGAGGHRNEVLSVDFHPSDIYRIASCGMDNTVKIWSMKEFWTYVEKSFTWTDLPSKFPTKYVQFPMVIASVHSNYVDCNRWLGDFILSKSVDNAIVLWEPKTKEQIPGEGAVDILQKYPVPECDIWFIKFSCDFHYNATAIGNREGKIYVWELQSSPPMLLARLSHMQCRSPIRQTAMSFDGSTILSCCEDGTIWRWDATAAP, encoded by the exons ATGAAGTCGGTCTTTATTTTATCGTTGCGCAGAATGGCGAAGACACCGCTAGGGTTCGAACCAGTGGAAGGGTCGCTGACATCGTCGTCGAAGAAGAGGGAGTACAGAGTGACGAACAGACTTCAGGAGGGCAAGCGTCCTCTTTACGCCATCGTTTTCAACTTCATTGATCCCCGCTACTACAATGTTTTCGCGACTGTCGGAGGCCATCGC GTGACTGTTTACCAGTGCCTTGAAGGAGGTGTCATAGATGGCTTGCAGTCTTATGCTGATGAAGAT AAGGATGAATCATTCTACACTTTGAGTTGGGCGTGTAATATCGATGGAGCACCATTTTTAGTTGCAGGTGGAATCAGTGGTATCATTAGGGTCATTGACACTGGCAGTGAGAAGATATATAAg AATTTGGTTGGCCATGGGGACTCGGTAAATGAAATCAGGACTCAAGCATTGAAACCATCACTTGTGATCTCTGCAAGCAAA GATGAGTCTGTCAGGCTATGGAATGTGCATACTGGGATATGCATCTTGATATTTGGTGGAGCTGGGGGTCATCGCAATGAAGTCTTGAGCGTG GACTTCCATCCTTCAGACATATACCGCATTGCAAGTTGTGGTATGGATAATACAGTAAAGATTTGGTCCATGAAAG AGTTTTGGACTTATGTTGAGAAGTCTTTTACATGGACTGACCTTCCCTCCAAATTCCCCACGAAATATGTGCAATTTCCC ATGGTCATAGCTTCAGTTCACTCAAACTATGTTGACTGCAATAGATGGCTTGGTGATTTCATCTTATCAAAG AGTGTTGACAATGCAATTGTCTTGTGGGAACCAAAAACCAAGGAACAGATTCCTGGTGAG ggcgCTGTGGACATTCTTCAGAAGTACCCTGTTCCAGAGTGTGATATTTGGTTCATCAAGTTCTCATGTGATTTTCATTACAATGCAACAGCTATTG GTAACAGGGAAGGCAAGATTTATGTATGGGAACTGCAGTCCAGCCCCCCTATGCTCCTAGCTAG GCTGTCCCATATGCAATGTAGATCTCCAATCAGACAGACTGCCATGTCCTTTGATGGAAG CACCATCCTTAGCTGTTGTGAAGATGGGACAATTTGGCGCTGGGATGCTACTGCAGCTCCATGA
- the LOC122063546 gene encoding agamous-like MADS-box protein AGL104 isoform X1, whose translation MGRVKLQIKRIENNTNRQVTFSKRRNGLIKKAYELSILCDIDIALIMFSPSGRLSHFSGKKRIEDVLTRYINLPDHDTGGNVKNREPLIKTLKKLKSENDVALQLANPGAVNSNVEDLQQEISRFQQQLQMAEEQLRIFEPDPLKLTSMGELESCERQLMDALARVTQRKKYLLGNHISSYDQSNIQMYLDSQEGMPTSFENEVVGWLPESANNSNQIFLGSDSLVPLRDQSSTIYDTFSHGTSLNVDPRGMGECNVSTTSDGNLPSWPHGYTSSDLLSALMPPSSFPLIQQGMAGPDMQSIMPREQVETPPSCSHVPANQEGANFDL comes from the exons ATGGGTCGAGTTAAACTCCAGATAAAGAGAATAGAAAACAACACAAATCGACAGGTTACCTTCTCCAAGCGAAGAAATGGACTCATTAAGAAAGCTTATGAGCTCTCTATCCTTTGCGACATCGATATTGCTCTCATCATGTTCTCCCCCTCCGGCCGCCTTAGTCATTTCTCCGGCAAGAAGAG GATTGAAGATGTGCTTACCAGATACATAAATCTCCCTGACCATGACACCGGAGG GAACGTTAAAAATCGCGAg CCTTTGATTAAGACCTTGAAGAAGCTCAAGAGCGAAAATGATGTTGCACTTCAATTAGCCAA TCCTGGAGCTGTTAACTCTAACGTGGAG GATCTCCAACAAGAAATTAGTAGATTCCAACAACAACTTCAGATGGCCGAGGAACAATTAAG GATTTTTGAGCCGGACCCACTAAAGCTAACATCAATGGGAGAACTTGAATCATGTGAGAGGCAGCTTATGGATGCATTGGCACGTGTTACACAAAGAAAG AAATATCTGTTAGGCAACCATATATCGTCCTATGATCAATCCAATATCCAG ATGTATTTGGATTCTCAAGAAGGGATGCCCACATCGTTTGAGAATGAGGTTGTGGGTTGGTTGCCCGAGAGCGCCAACAACTCTAATCAAATTTTCCTCGGATCTGACTCTTTGGTTCCTCTAAG GGATCAGTCATCCACAATATATGACACATTTTCTCATGGAACAAGTTTAAATGTGGACCCAAGAGGCATGGGAGAGTGCAATGTCAGCACTACAAGCGATGGGAATCTTCCTTCTTGGCCCCATGGTTACACTTCCAGCGATCTTCTCTCCGCTCTCATGCCaccttcttccttccctctaattcag CAGGGAATGGCGGGCCCAGATATGCAATCAATAATGCCACGTGAGCAGGTGGAGACCCCACCGAGCTGTTCTCACGTGCCAGCCAATCAAGAGGGTGCCAATTTTGACTTATGA
- the LOC122063546 gene encoding agamous-like MADS-box protein AGL104 isoform X2, whose amino-acid sequence MGRVKLQIKRIENNTNRQVTFSKRRNGLIKKAYELSILCDIDIALIMFSPSGRLSHFSGKKRIEDVLTRYINLPDHDTGGNVKNREPLIKTLKKLKSENDVALQLANPGAVNSNVEDLQQEISRFQQQLQMAEEQLRIFEPDPLKLTSMGELESCERQLMDALARVTQRKKYLLGNHISSYDQSNIQMYLDSQEGMPTSFENEVVGWLPESANNSNQIFLGSDSLVPLRDQSSTIYDTFSHGTSLNVDPRGMGECNVSTTSDGNLPSWPHGYTSSDLLSALMPPSSFPLIQGMAGPDMQSIMPREQVETPPSCSHVPANQEGANFDL is encoded by the exons ATGGGTCGAGTTAAACTCCAGATAAAGAGAATAGAAAACAACACAAATCGACAGGTTACCTTCTCCAAGCGAAGAAATGGACTCATTAAGAAAGCTTATGAGCTCTCTATCCTTTGCGACATCGATATTGCTCTCATCATGTTCTCCCCCTCCGGCCGCCTTAGTCATTTCTCCGGCAAGAAGAG GATTGAAGATGTGCTTACCAGATACATAAATCTCCCTGACCATGACACCGGAGG GAACGTTAAAAATCGCGAg CCTTTGATTAAGACCTTGAAGAAGCTCAAGAGCGAAAATGATGTTGCACTTCAATTAGCCAA TCCTGGAGCTGTTAACTCTAACGTGGAG GATCTCCAACAAGAAATTAGTAGATTCCAACAACAACTTCAGATGGCCGAGGAACAATTAAG GATTTTTGAGCCGGACCCACTAAAGCTAACATCAATGGGAGAACTTGAATCATGTGAGAGGCAGCTTATGGATGCATTGGCACGTGTTACACAAAGAAAG AAATATCTGTTAGGCAACCATATATCGTCCTATGATCAATCCAATATCCAG ATGTATTTGGATTCTCAAGAAGGGATGCCCACATCGTTTGAGAATGAGGTTGTGGGTTGGTTGCCCGAGAGCGCCAACAACTCTAATCAAATTTTCCTCGGATCTGACTCTTTGGTTCCTCTAAG GGATCAGTCATCCACAATATATGACACATTTTCTCATGGAACAAGTTTAAATGTGGACCCAAGAGGCATGGGAGAGTGCAATGTCAGCACTACAAGCGATGGGAATCTTCCTTCTTGGCCCCATGGTTACACTTCCAGCGATCTTCTCTCCGCTCTCATGCCaccttcttccttccctctaattcag GGAATGGCGGGCCCAGATATGCAATCAATAATGCCACGTGAGCAGGTGGAGACCCCACCGAGCTGTTCTCACGTGCCAGCCAATCAAGAGGGTGCCAATTTTGACTTATGA